The sequence below is a genomic window from Candidatus Poribacteria bacterium.
CTATTGTAAAGGGAAAGGCGGTTCGATGCACATTGCCGATAAAGAGACCGGTATTTTGGGTGCCAACGGTGTTGTCGGTGCGGGCATTCCACTCGCTGCGGGTGCAGCACTCTCCGCGAAACTCCGCGGCACGAAGCAGGTCGCAGTGTCCTTCTTTGGCGATGGCGCAACGAATCAAGGCGTATTCCATGAAACACTTAATCTCGCGGCTGTTTGGGAACTACCTGTCGTTTTTGTCTGTGAAAACAATCGGTTCGGTATGGGAACGCCACAACGAGAGCATCAGCGGGTAGAGGATATAGCTGCTGTTCGCGCACCGGCTTACGACATGCCCGGTCTTACCGTTGATGGGAACGATGTGCTCAAGGTCTACGCCGCGGCAGACGAAGCTGTGGCACGGGCACGTGACGGAGGCGGTCCAACGCTCCTTAACTGTGACACCTATAGATTCCGAGGGCATCACATTGGTGATCCTGGTACATCCTATCGCGACCGTGAAGAGGTCCAAGAGCAGGAACGGCAACGGGATCCGATTCGGAGACTTGCTCAAGTTCTCACCGAAGAAGAGGGTGTGAGCGAAGGTGAACTTTCAGCACTGGAGACGGAACTCGCAAACGAACTTGAGGAGGCACTTGAATTCGCCAAGAATAGCCCTGAACCGCTTCCAGAAGACGCTTTGGATGATGTATATGCTGGCTCCGTTCAGCCGTGATTACGATACTCTAATTGGATTTATAGTAAAGTAAACGTTGCGTTTGCGGGCATCCACAAGG
It includes:
- the pdhA gene encoding pyruvate dehydrogenase (acetyl-transferring) E1 component subunit alpha, translated to MSKPSKEQMLFMYRKMLEIRQFEEAAGTLYQSGQLPGFLHLYIGEEATAVGVCAHLEDDDYITSTHRGHGHLIAKGGKRDRMMAELFARTTGYCKGKGGSMHIADKETGILGANGVVGAGIPLAAGAALSAKLRGTKQVAVSFFGDGATNQGVFHETLNLAAVWELPVVFVCENNRFGMGTPQREHQRVEDIAAVRAPAYDMPGLTVDGNDVLKVYAAADEAVARARDGGGPTLLNCDTYRFRGHHIGDPGTSYRDREEVQEQERQRDPIRRLAQVLTEEEGVSEGELSALETELANELEEALEFAKNSPEPLPEDALDDVYAGSVQP